One Pseudomonas tolaasii NCPPB 2192 genomic window carries:
- a CDS encoding NADPH-dependent FMN reductase: protein MSKVYTIAVLVGSLRAASINRKVALALAELAPANLKLNIVEIGDLPLYNEDIDAGSPPAAYSTFRKQVSSSDAVLFVTPEYNRSVPAPLKNAIDVGSRPYGQSAWSGKPGAIISVSPGAIGGFGANHHLRQSLVFLDVPCMQQPEAYLGGAGSVFDESGALSEKTRPFLQAFIDAYGKWVEKQKG from the coding sequence ATGAGCAAGGTCTACACGATTGCCGTCCTGGTGGGCAGCTTGAGAGCAGCGTCGATCAACCGCAAAGTCGCACTGGCACTGGCCGAACTGGCCCCTGCCAACCTCAAGTTGAATATCGTCGAAATTGGCGACTTACCGCTCTACAACGAGGACATCGACGCAGGTTCGCCGCCCGCAGCCTACAGTACTTTCCGCAAACAAGTGAGTTCATCCGACGCGGTGTTGTTCGTGACGCCGGAATACAATCGCTCCGTGCCGGCGCCGTTGAAGAATGCGATTGACGTGGGTTCCCGCCCATATGGCCAAAGCGCCTGGAGCGGCAAGCCGGGGGCGATCATCAGTGTGTCGCCGGGCGCCATCGGCGGGTTTGGTGCCAACCACCATTTGCGCCAGTCCTTGGTGTTTCTGGATGTGCCGTGCATGCAACAGCCGGAGGCCTACCTGGGCGGCGCGGGCAGTGTGTTTGACGAGTCGGGCGCATTGTCGGAAAAGACCAGGCCCTTCCTGCAAGCGTTTATCGACGCTTATGGCAAGTGGGTGGAAAAACAGAAGGGCTGA
- the gspG gene encoding type II secretion system major pseudopilin GspG produces the protein MPGKTAANDSLHNQRGFTRWAVLVALIILGLLALAVGPRLFGDVTLAEIATAKRQVAELGQAVEQFHQDIGRYPRDDEGLDALITPPQGETKWKGPYVKDEQLTDPWGVAYQYHYSPGKAQTPFDLFSFGKDRTLGGVGENKDITYGDR, from the coding sequence ATGCCCGGCAAAACCGCAGCCAATGACAGCTTGCACAACCAGCGCGGTTTTACGCGGTGGGCCGTGCTGGTGGCGTTGATCATCCTCGGCCTGCTGGCGCTGGCGGTCGGGCCACGTTTGTTTGGTGATGTGACGCTGGCGGAAATAGCCACGGCCAAACGACAGGTCGCCGAACTGGGCCAGGCTGTCGAGCAGTTTCATCAAGACATTGGCCGTTATCCCAGAGATGACGAGGGGTTGGACGCGTTGATCACGCCACCGCAAGGCGAAACGAAGTGGAAGGGCCCCTATGTCAAAGACGAACAACTGACCGACCCTTGGGGTGTGGCTTATCAATACCACTATTCCCCTGGCAAGGCGCAAACGCCCTTTGATCTGTTCTCGTTCGGCAAGGATCGCACGCTTGGCGGTGTGGGGGAGAACAAGGATATTACCTACGGCGACCGCTGA
- a CDS encoding LysR substrate-binding domain-containing protein encodes MRLRHIEVIQAILQTGHPGLAAEWLQLPVADVDAALKEAEQQLGFMLFASVRGRLQATRETLALQAEIARVYEALEPVQRLASRLKHHHAAPLRALCTPPLANQLLPQSIAVLRRRFQDTPCNLSSQPTRDIVRSLLLHEAEVGLSLHDPEHPQIHSTVLAQGKLQVLAPHGWLKPKQKYIALQDLAGQSMIGLEGHDPLSRLLDAKLQALRPLPVVQTRVQTYQMMRSMVEAGEGLAIVDPFTAFGAREAGLDACPVSPPIPVSLYALTLRDGMTTPALNALLEIVTQKAESLLVG; translated from the coding sequence ATGCGTTTACGTCATATCGAAGTGATTCAAGCCATCTTGCAAACCGGACACCCAGGCTTGGCGGCCGAATGGTTGCAACTTCCCGTGGCCGACGTAGACGCAGCACTCAAAGAGGCCGAGCAGCAATTGGGTTTCATGCTATTTGCCAGTGTGCGCGGGCGTTTGCAAGCGACGCGCGAAACATTGGCGCTGCAAGCCGAAATTGCGCGCGTGTATGAAGCACTGGAGCCCGTGCAACGGCTGGCCAGCCGCCTGAAACATCACCATGCCGCGCCCCTGCGCGCCTTGTGCACCCCGCCGCTGGCCAATCAACTGCTGCCGCAAAGCATCGCCGTGCTGCGCCGCCGTTTTCAGGACACGCCGTGCAACCTGTCCAGCCAACCGACGCGGGATATCGTGCGCAGCCTGTTGCTGCATGAGGCCGAAGTGGGCCTGAGCCTGCACGACCCGGAACACCCGCAGATTCATAGCACTGTGCTGGCTCAGGGCAAGCTGCAAGTGCTCGCGCCCCACGGCTGGCTCAAACCCAAACAGAAATACATCGCGCTGCAGGACCTGGCCGGGCAGTCGATGATTGGCCTGGAAGGCCACGACCCGCTAAGCCGCCTGCTCGACGCCAAGCTGCAAGCCCTTCGGCCGCTGCCGGTGGTGCAAACGCGGGTGCAGACCTACCAGATGATGCGCAGCATGGTGGAGGCCGGCGAAGGTCTGGCGATTGTCGACCCGTTCACCGCCTTCGGCGCGCGGGAGGCCGGGCTGGACGCGTGCCCGGTGTCGCCGCCGATTCCGGTGAGCCTGTATGCGTTGACCCTCAGGGACGGCATGACCACGCCGGCCTTGAATGCGCTGCTGGAGATCGTCACGCAAAAAGCCGAGAGTCTGTTAGTGGGTTAA
- a CDS encoding GNAT family N-acetyltransferase: MQAVMNPKYPGLSVRVADEGFDAYVWGNDFSFEVSAYGVPQMGKRVDQWAVERIVPYRKCYGIDPEEFASFRDAPDSAIFMAYLDDRAVGHIVVSTNWNGFAHVDELAVALPARRHGVAKALLDVAQFWSRKKNLPGMMLETQNNNLGACRLYERCGYVMGGIDQLRYRGIDPQTREVAIFWYRLFKTEGEQV; this comes from the coding sequence ATGCAGGCTGTAATGAACCCGAAGTACCCGGGCCTGAGTGTGCGCGTTGCCGACGAAGGCTTCGATGCCTACGTGTGGGGCAACGACTTCAGTTTCGAAGTCAGCGCCTATGGCGTGCCCCAGATGGGCAAGCGCGTCGATCAGTGGGCGGTGGAGCGCATCGTGCCGTATCGCAAATGCTACGGCATTGACCCAGAGGAGTTCGCCAGTTTTCGTGACGCGCCGGACAGCGCGATCTTCATGGCCTACCTGGATGACCGCGCGGTGGGGCATATCGTGGTGAGCACCAACTGGAACGGGTTTGCCCATGTCGATGAACTGGCGGTGGCTTTGCCTGCACGTCGGCATGGCGTGGCCAAGGCGTTGCTGGATGTGGCGCAGTTCTGGAGCCGCAAGAAAAACCTGCCGGGCATGATGCTCGAAACCCAGAACAACAACCTGGGGGCCTGCCGCCTGTATGAGCGCTGCGGGTATGTGATGGGCGGGATTGATCAGTTGCGTTATCGCGGCATTGATCCGCAAACCCGCGAGGTGGCGATTTTCTGGTATCGCCTGTTCAAGACCGAAGGCGAACAGGTTTAA
- a CDS encoding Orn/Lys/Arg decarboxylase N-terminal domain-containing protein, translated as MYKDLKFPVLIVHRDIKADTVAGDRVRGIARELEQEGFSIFSAVDYAEGRLVASTHHGLACMLIAAEGAGENTHLLQNMVELIRLARVRAPNLPIFALGEQVTLENAPADAMSELNQLRGILYLFEDTVPFLARQVARAARAYLDGLLPPFFKALVQHTADSNYSWHTPGHGGGVAYRKSPVGQAFHQFFGENTLRSDLSVSVPELGSLLDHTGPLAEAEARAARNFGADHTFFVINGTSTANKIVWHSMVGRDDLVLVDRNCHKSVLHSIIMTGAIPLYLCPERNELGIIGPIPLSEFSPDAIRAKIDASPLTRGRPPKVKMAVVTNSTYDGLCYNAELIKQQLGNSVEVLHFDEAWYAYAAFHEFFAGRYGMGTSRTPDSPLVFTTHSTHKLLAAFSQASMIHVQDGGARQLDRDRFNEAFMMHISTSPQYSIIASLDVASAMMEGPAGRSLLQEMFDEALSFRRALANLRQHIAAEDWWFSIWQPPSVAGIDRVATTDWLLHPQDDWHGFGDVAEDYVLLDPIKVTLVMPGLNAGGALSECGIPAAVVSKFLWERGLVVEKTGLYSFLVLFSMGITKGKWSTLLTELLEFKRNYDANVSLASCLPSVYTQGPARYQGLGLRDLCDQLHSCYRSNATARHLKRMYTVLPEIAMKPADAYDQLVRGEVEAVSIDALPGRIAAVMLVPYPPGIPLIMPGERFTESTRSIIDYLAFARTFDSSFPGFVADVHGLQHEDDGSGRCYTVDCIKG; from the coding sequence ATGTACAAAGACCTGAAGTTTCCCGTTCTGATTGTGCACCGCGACATCAAGGCCGACACCGTGGCTGGTGACCGGGTCCGAGGCATCGCCAGGGAATTAGAACAGGAGGGCTTCAGTATCTTTTCCGCGGTGGACTACGCCGAAGGCCGGCTGGTGGCTTCTACCCATCATGGTCTGGCCTGCATGTTGATCGCCGCTGAAGGCGCCGGCGAAAACACCCACCTGCTGCAAAACATGGTCGAGCTGATCCGCCTTGCGCGGGTGAGGGCGCCGAACCTGCCGATCTTCGCCCTCGGCGAGCAGGTCACCCTGGAAAACGCCCCGGCCGATGCCATGAGCGAACTCAACCAGTTACGCGGCATTCTTTACCTGTTCGAAGACACCGTGCCGTTTCTGGCCCGGCAAGTCGCGCGGGCAGCGCGGGCCTACCTTGATGGCCTGTTGCCGCCTTTCTTCAAGGCGCTGGTGCAACACACCGCCGACTCCAATTATTCCTGGCACACCCCCGGCCATGGCGGCGGCGTGGCTTATCGCAAAAGCCCGGTGGGGCAAGCGTTTCATCAGTTTTTTGGGGAAAATACCCTGCGCTCGGATTTGTCGGTTTCCGTGCCGGAACTGGGTTCGCTGCTCGATCACACCGGGCCGCTCGCCGAAGCCGAGGCCCGCGCTGCGCGAAACTTCGGCGCCGACCACACGTTCTTTGTGATCAACGGCACGTCCACCGCCAACAAGATCGTCTGGCACTCCATGGTCGGGCGTGACGACCTGGTGCTGGTGGACCGCAACTGCCACAAGTCGGTGCTGCATTCGATCATCATGACCGGCGCGATCCCGCTCTACCTGTGCCCGGAGCGCAACGAGCTGGGCATTATCGGCCCGATTCCCCTGAGTGAATTCAGCCCCGACGCCATTCGCGCCAAAATCGACGCCAGCCCACTGACCCGCGGGCGCCCGCCGAAAGTGAAGATGGCCGTGGTCACCAACTCCACCTACGACGGCCTGTGCTACAACGCCGAGCTGATCAAGCAGCAACTGGGCAACAGTGTCGAGGTGTTGCACTTCGACGAAGCCTGGTACGCCTACGCGGCGTTTCACGAGTTCTTTGCCGGGCGCTACGGCATGGGCACCTCGCGCACCCCGGACAGCCCGCTGGTGTTCACCACCCACTCGACCCACAAGCTGCTCGCGGCGTTCAGCCAGGCGTCGATGATTCATGTGCAGGACGGTGGCGCGCGGCAGCTGGACCGCGACCGTTTCAATGAAGCGTTCATGATGCATATCTCCACCTCGCCGCAGTACAGCATCATTGCCTCGCTGGATGTGGCCTCGGCCATGATGGAGGGCCCGGCCGGGCGCTCGCTGTTGCAGGAGATGTTCGACGAGGCCCTGAGCTTTCGCCGCGCCCTTGCCAATTTGCGACAGCACATTGCCGCTGAAGACTGGTGGTTCTCTATCTGGCAGCCGCCTTCGGTGGCGGGCATTGACCGCGTTGCCACGACGGATTGGCTGCTGCACCCTCAGGATGACTGGCACGGCTTCGGCGATGTGGCCGAAGATTATGTGCTGCTCGACCCAATCAAAGTCACGCTGGTGATGCCCGGCCTGAACGCCGGTGGCGCGTTGAGCGAGTGCGGCATTCCGGCGGCGGTGGTCAGTAAATTCCTCTGGGAACGTGGGCTGGTGGTGGAAAAAACCGGGTTGTATTCCTTCCTGGTGCTGTTTTCCATGGGCATTACCAAAGGTAAATGGAGTACGTTGCTTACCGAACTGCTGGAGTTCAAACGCAATTACGACGCGAATGTCAGCCTTGCCAGCTGTTTGCCATCGGTCTACACACAAGGCCCGGCGCGCTATCAGGGCCTGGGCTTGCGCGACCTGTGCGATCAATTGCACAGTTGCTATCGCAGCAACGCCACCGCCAGGCATCTCAAGCGCATGTACACCGTGTTGCCGGAGATCGCTATGAAACCGGCCGACGCCTACGACCAGCTGGTCAGAGGCGAAGTTGAAGCCGTTTCCATCGATGCCTTGCCAGGACGCATCGCAGCCGTGATGCTGGTGCCTTATCCGCCGGGCATACCGTTGATCATGCCCGGCGAGCGTTTTACCGAGTCAACGCGCTCGATCATCGACTACCTGGCGTTTGCCCGGACATTCGATAGCAGTTTCCCCGGTTTTGTCGCCGATGTTCACGGGCTGCAACACGAAGACGACGGCAGTGGTCGTTGTTACACCGTCGATTGCATCAAGGGTTAA
- the dnaQ gene encoding DNA polymerase III subunit epsilon, giving the protein MRSVVLDTETTGMPVTDGHRIIEIGCVELMGRRLTGRHFHVYLQPDRDSDEGAIGVHGITDEFLKGKPRFAEVADEFFEFINGAQLIIHNAAFDVGFINNEFALMGQTDRADISQHCSILDTLMMARERHPGQRNSLDALCKRYGVDNSGRELHGALLDSEILADVYLTMTGGQTSLSLAGNASDGSGSAEGSGNRPSEIRRLPADRKPSVIIRASEQDMAEHAARLEAIAKSAGAPALWSTLTQH; this is encoded by the coding sequence ATCCGATCTGTTGTACTCGATACCGAAACCACCGGCATGCCGGTGACCGATGGCCACCGGATCATCGAAATCGGCTGCGTCGAACTGATGGGCCGCCGTCTCACCGGGCGGCATTTCCACGTCTACCTGCAGCCGGATCGTGACAGTGACGAAGGCGCGATCGGCGTCCACGGCATCACCGACGAATTCCTCAAGGGCAAGCCGCGCTTCGCCGAGGTCGCCGACGAATTCTTCGAATTCATCAACGGCGCGCAACTGATCATCCATAACGCGGCGTTCGACGTCGGCTTCATCAACAACGAGTTTGCCCTGATGGGGCAGACGGACCGTGCGGATATCTCGCAGCACTGTTCGATCCTCGACACCTTGATGATGGCCCGTGAGCGTCACCCCGGCCAGCGCAACAGCCTGGATGCGTTGTGCAAACGTTATGGCGTCGACAACTCCGGCCGTGAACTCCACGGCGCCTTGCTCGACTCCGAGATTCTGGCCGACGTTTACCTGACCATGACCGGCGGGCAAACCAGCCTGTCCCTGGCCGGTAACGCCTCCGATGGCAGCGGCTCTGCGGAAGGGTCGGGCAACCGCCCTTCGGAAATCCGCCGCCTGCCGGCCGATCGCAAGCCGAGCGTGATCATTCGCGCCAGCGAGCAGGACATGGCCGAGCATGCCGCGCGGCTGGAAGCGATTGCCAAGTCAGCCGGTGCGCCGGCGTTGTGGTCGACCCTGACCCAGCACTAA
- the rnhA gene encoding ribonuclease HI codes for MTDTVELFTDGACKGNPGPGGWGALLVCKGVEKELWGGEPNTTNNRMELMGAIRGLEELKRRCDVLLVTDSQYVMKGINEWMVNWKKRGWKTAAKEPVKNADLWQLLDEQCNRHNITWKWVRGHIGHPGNERADQLANRGVDDVRGYKQS; via the coding sequence ATGACCGATACCGTAGAACTCTTCACCGATGGCGCCTGCAAGGGCAACCCGGGCCCAGGCGGCTGGGGCGCCTTGCTGGTGTGCAAGGGCGTGGAGAAGGAACTGTGGGGCGGCGAACCCAACACCACCAACAATCGTATGGAGCTGATGGGCGCCATTCGCGGCCTGGAAGAACTCAAGCGTCGGTGTGACGTGCTGCTGGTGACCGACTCGCAGTATGTGATGAAGGGCATCAACGAGTGGATGGTCAACTGGAAGAAGCGCGGCTGGAAAACCGCCGCGAAGGAACCGGTCAAGAACGCCGACCTGTGGCAACTGCTCGACGAGCAATGCAATCGCCATAACATCACCTGGAAATGGGTGCGCGGGCACATCGGGCATCCGGGGAACGAGCGCGCCGACCAGCTCGCCAACCGCGGTGTGGACGACGTGCGGGGCTACAAGCAAAGCTGA
- a CDS encoding class I SAM-dependent methyltransferase — MTDKAFAQADPEWLALISAARDWLSGPIGQFLLDEERKMLEDELGRFFGGYLVHYGPSAQTPPSAPQVQRNVRLGAPLPGVEIVCEEQAWPLSEHAADVVVLQHGLDFCLSPHGLLREAASSVRPGGHLLILGINPWSSWGLRHVFAHDGLRQARCISPSRVADWLNLLGFALEKRRFGCYRPPLASTKWQGRMAGWERRAGTWQLAGGGFYLLVARKIVVGLRPVRQVQRQPMGKLVPMPMAKVNRKQSDA; from the coding sequence ATGACTGATAAAGCGTTCGCCCAGGCCGATCCCGAGTGGCTGGCCCTGATCAGCGCGGCCCGCGATTGGCTGTCCGGGCCGATCGGGCAATTTCTGCTGGATGAAGAACGAAAAATGCTCGAAGACGAGCTGGGCCGGTTCTTTGGCGGCTATCTGGTGCATTACGGCCCGTCGGCGCAGACGCCACCGTCGGCGCCGCAGGTGCAACGCAATGTGCGTTTGGGCGCGCCATTGCCGGGCGTTGAAATTGTCTGCGAAGAACAGGCCTGGCCCTTGAGCGAACACGCTGCTGATGTGGTGGTGTTGCAACATGGCCTGGATTTCTGCCTGTCGCCCCATGGTTTGCTCCGCGAAGCCGCCAGCAGCGTGCGCCCGGGTGGCCATTTGCTGATTCTCGGCATCAACCCCTGGAGCAGTTGGGGGCTGCGCCATGTATTCGCCCATGATGGCCTGCGCCAGGCGCGCTGCATCTCGCCTTCGCGGGTGGCTGATTGGCTGAACCTGCTGGGCTTCGCGCTGGAGAAACGCCGCTTCGGGTGCTATCGTCCGCCGCTTGCGTCGACCAAGTGGCAAGGCCGCATGGCCGGCTGGGAACGCCGTGCGGGCACCTGGCAATTAGCGGGCGGCGGCTTCTATTTATTGGTCGCGCGCAAGATCGTGGTCGGGCTGCGGCCGGTGCGTCAGGTGCAGCGTCAGCCCATGGGTAAACTGGTGCCGATGCCGATGGCCAAGGTCAACCGCAAACAAAGCGATGCGTAA
- the gloB gene encoding hydroxyacylglutathione hydrolase, whose product MIQISALPAFTDNYIWLLQDPQTRRCAVVDPGDAAPVLAWLKQNPGWALSDILITHHHHDHVGGVEQLKSTTGARVYGPANENIPARDVDLQDNDRITALGWDFDVYAVPGHTLGHIAYYHEGVLFCGDTLFAAGCGRLFEGTPEQMHTSLERLAALPASTLVYCTHEYTQSNLKFAQAVEPDNADIAERVANVNQLRASGEMTLPSNLALEKRTNPFLRTAETSVKQKADERNGRDNRSGAEVFASLRAWKDKF is encoded by the coding sequence ATGATACAGATCAGTGCCCTGCCCGCCTTCACCGATAACTACATCTGGTTGTTACAAGACCCGCAAACCCGACGTTGCGCCGTGGTCGACCCCGGCGATGCCGCGCCGGTACTGGCCTGGCTCAAGCAAAACCCGGGTTGGGCCTTGAGCGACATCCTGATCACTCACCATCACCATGATCACGTCGGCGGCGTCGAGCAACTCAAAAGCACGACCGGAGCCCGAGTCTACGGCCCGGCAAACGAAAACATTCCGGCGCGGGACGTGGACTTGCAGGATAACGACCGCATTACCGCGCTCGGTTGGGACTTCGACGTTTATGCCGTGCCCGGCCACACCCTGGGCCATATCGCCTATTACCACGAGGGCGTGTTGTTCTGTGGCGATACCCTGTTCGCCGCCGGTTGCGGACGCCTGTTCGAAGGCACGCCCGAACAGATGCACACTTCGCTGGAACGCTTGGCCGCACTCCCGGCCAGCACCCTTGTGTACTGCACCCATGAGTACACGCAAAGTAACCTTAAGTTTGCCCAGGCCGTGGAGCCCGATAACGCAGACATCGCCGAACGAGTGGCCAACGTCAACCAATTGCGTGCATCTGGCGAGATGACGTTGCCGTCCAACCTGGCTCTCGAAAAACGCACTAACCCTTTTCTGCGGACCGCCGAAACATCCGTTAAACAAAAAGCGGACGAACGGAATGGGCGCGACAACCGCTCTGGGGCCGAGGTGTTTGCTAGCTTGAGGGCATGGAAAGATAAGTTCTAA
- a CDS encoding transglycosylase SLT domain-containing protein: protein MSSSIRKSISSDALTRLAQAVAVAVSATLAGCQSTNFAAQSTVQPKPNLAAKIKQKPIWLSEKPSPEVPQDVWERMRRGFQLQDGLGVNPRIEQQRLWFASNPSFLENAGERGSLYIHYIVERLEERNMPLELALLPVIESAYNPMAYSRSDAVGLWQFIPSTGRYFNLRQTRAYDGRRDITASTTAALDYLTRLHDMFNGDWLLALAAYNAGEGTVSRAIERNEKLGLPTDYWNLPLPQETKDYVPKFLALSQVVLAPEAYGVNLSPIANTPYFEVVEVKQSMDLSRVAALAEIDEDELFQLNPALKQRTTLDGPQHLLVPSSKAQLLTSTLSTMKPEELLAMRPKKQVFDEVETARVAGRTRNYKVRSGDNLTLIAKANKVDVHDLQRWNKLNGQALKVGQTLVMQDTRKVVASSKKPVQYKVKKGDSLYIVAKRFNVEMQHLKRWNPRTGQALKPGQMLVVSGPR, encoded by the coding sequence ATGTCGTCATCTATTCGTAAATCCATTTCTTCAGACGCATTGACCCGCCTGGCTCAAGCTGTGGCGGTGGCTGTTTCCGCGACTCTGGCGGGCTGCCAATCGACAAATTTCGCTGCACAATCCACCGTGCAACCCAAACCGAATCTTGCTGCCAAGATCAAGCAAAAACCTATCTGGCTCTCAGAGAAGCCAAGCCCCGAAGTCCCCCAGGATGTCTGGGAACGCATGCGACGGGGCTTTCAATTACAGGACGGCCTGGGCGTCAACCCGCGCATCGAGCAACAGCGTTTGTGGTTCGCCAGCAACCCGTCCTTTCTGGAGAACGCCGGCGAACGCGGCAGCCTCTACATTCATTACATCGTCGAACGCCTTGAAGAACGCAACATGCCCCTGGAGCTGGCGCTGCTGCCAGTAATTGAAAGTGCCTACAACCCCATGGCCTATTCGCGCAGCGATGCGGTCGGCTTGTGGCAGTTCATTCCCTCCACCGGGCGCTACTTCAACCTGCGCCAGACCCGCGCCTACGACGGCCGTCGCGACATCACCGCTTCCACCACCGCCGCCCTGGACTATCTGACGCGTCTGCATGACATGTTCAACGGCGACTGGCTGCTGGCCCTGGCGGCCTACAACGCCGGCGAAGGCACCGTGAGCCGGGCGATCGAGCGCAACGAAAAGCTCGGCCTGCCAACCGACTACTGGAACCTGCCCCTGCCCCAGGAAACCAAGGACTATGTGCCCAAGTTCCTGGCGCTGTCCCAGGTGGTGCTGGCCCCCGAGGCCTACGGCGTCAACCTGAGCCCGATTGCCAACACGCCGTATTTCGAAGTGGTTGAAGTCAAGCAAAGCATGGACCTGTCACGGGTGGCCGCGCTGGCAGAAATCGACGAAGACGAACTGTTCCAGCTCAACCCGGCGCTGAAACAACGCACCACCCTCGACGGCCCGCAACATTTGCTCGTTCCCAGCTCCAAGGCGCAACTGCTGACCAGCACCCTTTCGACGATGAAGCCGGAAGAATTGCTGGCCATGCGCCCGAAAAAGCAGGTGTTCGACGAAGTTGAAACCGCGCGGGTGGCCGGGCGTACGCGCAATTACAAGGTACGCAGCGGCGACAACCTCACGCTGATCGCCAAGGCCAACAAGGTTGATGTGCATGACCTGCAGCGCTGGAACAAGCTCAACGGCCAGGCGCTCAAGGTCGGCCAGACCCTGGTGATGCAGGACACGCGAAAGGTCGTGGCCAGCAGCAAAAAGCCCGTGCAGTACAAGGTCAAGAAAGGCGACTCGCTGTACATTGTTGCCAAGCGTTTCAACGTTGAGATGCAACATCTCAAGCGCTGGAACCCGCGCACCGGCCAGGCGTTGAAGCCGGGGCAGATGCTGGTGGTTTCCGGCCCGCGTTAA